Proteins from one Candidatus Korarchaeota archaeon NZ13-K genomic window:
- a CDS encoding NADP-dependent malic enzyme, whose amino-acid sequence MPEHKPTVEELLKKAEKPSKLAVPYHQFYEGKVQVMPKCAIRTMDDFSIWYTPGVAAACKEIKNDPDKSFFLTNRWNYVAVVSDGTRVLGLGNIGPEAGLPVMEGKALLFKYLGGVDAFPLVVRAHDPDDMLKLLEWIEPNFGGINLEDIEKPKCYYVLEEARKRLQIPVWHDDQQGTATVTYAGLVNAFKLVGKNMKDSKIVLYGAGAANVRTAIVLITAGVPPGNLVLIDTVGPLYRDRPDIEKMKVEDRWKYDLAMKTNKENNKTIEEAFKGADAVVGASKPGPGVIKPEWIKLMNDDPIVFACANPIPEIWPWEAKEAGAKIVATGRSDFPNQVNNSLSFPAIFRGVLDVRARTVTDEMCVAAGDALAKFAEEKGLREDYILPTMDDWEVYPIEAVAAAEQSIKQGVARRILSREELYERAVNIIRNARESARILMEKGLISSPPPEEDVLRSYGP is encoded by the coding sequence ATGCCGGAGCACAAGCCCACTGTTGAGGAGCTCCTCAAGAAGGCGGAGAAGCCATCCAAGCTGGCCGTCCCCTATCATCAGTTTTATGAGGGAAAGGTTCAGGTGATGCCTAAATGCGCGATAAGGACTATGGATGACTTCTCCATATGGTACACCCCGGGCGTGGCCGCCGCTTGCAAGGAGATAAAGAATGATCCCGATAAGTCCTTCTTCCTCACCAATAGGTGGAATTACGTGGCGGTTGTGAGCGATGGCACTAGGGTCTTGGGATTGGGTAACATAGGGCCCGAGGCGGGTCTTCCCGTCATGGAGGGTAAGGCTCTCCTCTTCAAGTACCTGGGTGGCGTGGACGCCTTCCCCCTCGTGGTCAGGGCCCACGACCCGGATGATATGCTGAAGCTGCTGGAGTGGATAGAGCCCAACTTCGGTGGGATCAACCTAGAGGATATAGAGAAGCCCAAGTGCTACTACGTGCTCGAGGAGGCCAGGAAGAGACTTCAGATACCAGTTTGGCATGATGATCAGCAGGGAACCGCTACGGTGACCTACGCGGGGCTCGTTAACGCCTTCAAGCTGGTAGGAAAGAACATGAAGGACTCCAAGATAGTGCTCTACGGAGCGGGCGCAGCTAACGTGAGGACCGCCATAGTGCTGATAACCGCTGGTGTTCCTCCCGGCAATCTGGTGCTCATAGACACCGTGGGTCCGCTCTACAGGGATAGACCGGATATCGAGAAGATGAAGGTGGAGGACAGATGGAAGTACGACCTCGCCATGAAGACGAACAAGGAGAACAATAAGACAATAGAGGAGGCATTCAAGGGAGCTGATGCCGTTGTGGGGGCTAGCAAGCCGGGACCGGGCGTGATAAAGCCGGAGTGGATAAAGCTGATGAACGATGATCCCATCGTGTTCGCCTGCGCCAACCCAATACCGGAGATATGGCCCTGGGAGGCTAAGGAGGCGGGAGCCAAGATAGTGGCCACCGGTAGGAGCGACTTCCCGAATCAAGTGAACAACAGCCTCTCCTTCCCGGCGATATTCAGGGGAGTTTTGGATGTGAGAGCGAGGACCGTTACGGATGAGATGTGCGTAGCTGCTGGAGACGCCCTGGCCAAGTTCGCGGAGGAGAAGGGCTTGAGGGAGGATTACATCCTACCGACGATGGACGACTGGGAGGTTTACCCGATAGAGGCCGTTGCCGCGGCTGAGCAGTCGATAAAACAGGGGGTGGCGAGGAGGATCCTGAGCAGGGAGGAGCTCTATGAGAGGGCCGTCAACATAATCAGGAACGCTAGGGAATCCGCCAGGATCCTGATGGAGAAGGGACTCATCTCATCTCCCCCACCGGAGGAGGACGTGCTGAGGAGCTACGGTCCCTGA
- a CDS encoding transglutaminase domain-containing protein → MRRDILIHAALLLMLLGALANDAGAVGETKVLIVSNDDDFNSTKLLKSWLDERGFLYEVSSSPLPGFRFQIILGGPKARIVGQLARRYMPEGERILLMNHKGYWTFHVTTEGNKTLIFIAGNTRRETLKATEILLRSGVLDFILSQDSGLRISQEGSVEKRDFHWRFPPVSGKDYRLSIEIPEILADFYRVKPRMRVVEFKPGNDSPIFTWYLMVRTPHDDELLRRLAGELAEIASRDGIEGYDRVWFIASFVQHLKYSLANEYSPTGDHPSYPVETLIEGGGDCEDLSMLLVSLLRESGFNSMLLIMPTHAAVAVEMPPEWVRFPRVRVSIENVSGVRVALVDLADLRDKVIRGEVPLALELRLGNRSFFYLESTGFLRPGELPNLLLIAESIGWPYSEFPIFLVSDENAPVPLIYDYLFTSRKVDSGNLITLVVKVKNVGDRVAEGLRLESQIYAGSRVEVGGIDARLVRLGELAGVRVTESAQLASIDLGPVRPGEVLTYSFTFHTPSPTVGARVSLYLGRSEVDFLRIRPFNP, encoded by the coding sequence ATGCGGAGAGATATCCTAATTCACGCGGCTCTGCTCCTCATGCTGCTGGGCGCTCTAGCAAATGATGCGGGGGCCGTCGGTGAGACGAAGGTCCTCATAGTGTCCAATGATGACGATTTTAACTCCACAAAACTCCTAAAATCCTGGCTGGATGAGAGAGGATTCCTCTATGAGGTCTCCAGCTCCCCGCTACCGGGCTTCCGCTTTCAGATAATCTTGGGAGGCCCTAAGGCCCGCATAGTTGGCCAGCTCGCGAGGAGGTACATGCCGGAGGGCGAGAGGATCCTCTTGATGAACCATAAGGGGTACTGGACGTTCCATGTAACGACCGAGGGGAATAAAACGCTCATCTTCATCGCCGGAAACACCAGGAGGGAGACTCTCAAGGCGACGGAAATCCTCCTGAGGAGCGGGGTGCTGGACTTCATCTTATCACAGGATAGCGGGCTCAGGATATCCCAAGAGGGTTCTGTGGAGAAAAGAGACTTCCATTGGAGATTCCCACCAGTATCAGGGAAGGATTACAGGTTGTCCATTGAGATCCCTGAGATTCTCGCTGACTTCTATAGGGTGAAGCCTAGGATGAGGGTCGTGGAGTTCAAGCCCGGGAATGATTCCCCAATATTCACTTGGTACCTGATGGTAAGGACTCCACACGACGATGAGCTGCTCAGGAGGCTTGCTGGCGAGCTCGCTGAGATCGCGAGCAGGGATGGGATAGAGGGCTACGATAGAGTCTGGTTCATCGCATCCTTCGTGCAGCACCTCAAGTACTCCCTGGCGAACGAGTACTCCCCCACCGGGGACCATCCAAGCTATCCCGTGGAAACGCTGATTGAGGGCGGGGGAGACTGCGAGGACCTCTCCATGCTCCTCGTATCCCTCCTCAGGGAATCGGGTTTCAACTCCATGCTCCTCATAATGCCAACGCATGCCGCGGTGGCTGTTGAGATGCCCCCCGAGTGGGTGAGGTTCCCCAGGGTTAGGGTGAGCATTGAGAATGTGAGCGGTGTGAGGGTGGCGCTGGTCGACCTAGCGGACCTCAGGGATAAGGTGATTCGCGGGGAGGTTCCACTTGCCCTGGAGCTGAGGTTGGGGAACAGGAGCTTCTTTTACCTGGAGAGCACCGGATTCCTAAGACCTGGAGAGCTTCCCAATCTTCTCCTGATAGCGGAGAGCATAGGATGGCCCTACTCAGAGTTCCCGATATTCCTGGTGAGCGATGAGAACGCACCCGTGCCCCTAATCTACGACTACCTATTCACCTCCAGGAAGGTGGACTCGGGTAACCTGATAACTCTCGTCGTGAAGGTCAAGAACGTCGGCGATCGGGTGGCGGAAGGTTTGAGGCTGGAATCCCAGATATATGCTGGGAGCAGGGTTGAGGTTGGGGGAATCGATGCGAGACTGGTCCGCTTGGGCGAGCTGGCCGGGGTGAGGGTGACGGAGAGCGCGCAGCTTGCCTCCATCGATCTGGGCCCAGTGAGGCCTGGGGAGGTGTTAACCTACTCCTTCACCTTCCACACGCCCTCGCCTACGGTGGGCGCTAGAGTCTCACTTTATCTAGGGAGGTCGGAGGTAGACTTCCTCAGGATAAGGCCCTTCAACCCATAG
- a CDS encoding prephenate dehydrogenase has protein sequence MEILIVGAGAMGSLFSRYLSERHEVYVHDVDRTKAEELCSKLNVKHQLELRNLGKFDSALVCVPISKTALIVEILGEEMRRGSTIMEISSVKSPVMPSMRRLGPRGILGISFHPLFGPGLRDLSRGKAAVVEVRDIGAELSYLSSLFPFELIPMSLEEHDRAMAWLGLVHLITNAFLSSSDGYADLLSSASTTTTSWFLRVAAATLTQSEDLSQELITQNPYFEDCLREFLKELGSRDFRRLRRRMRRWLDRIDPKEAYGALYGT, from the coding sequence TTGGAGATCCTGATAGTGGGAGCCGGGGCCATGGGCTCCCTCTTCTCCAGATACCTGAGCGAGAGGCATGAAGTTTACGTTCACGACGTGGATCGGACTAAGGCTGAGGAGCTCTGCAGTAAGCTGAACGTCAAGCATCAGCTGGAGCTGAGGAACCTGGGGAAGTTCGATTCCGCCTTAGTTTGCGTCCCTATATCAAAAACAGCGCTCATCGTAGAGATCTTGGGTGAGGAGATGAGGAGAGGCAGCACAATCATGGAGATAAGCTCCGTTAAGAGCCCCGTGATGCCCTCCATGAGGAGGCTGGGGCCCCGGGGTATCCTCGGGATATCATTTCACCCCCTCTTCGGGCCTGGCCTGAGGGACTTGAGCCGCGGTAAGGCTGCCGTCGTGGAGGTCAGGGACATCGGGGCTGAGCTCTCCTACCTATCTTCCCTCTTCCCATTTGAGCTGATCCCCATGAGCTTGGAGGAGCACGATAGGGCCATGGCCTGGCTCGGATTGGTGCACCTGATCACTAACGCTTTCCTCTCCTCATCGGACGGCTACGCAGATCTGCTCAGCTCGGCCAGCACCACCACCACGTCCTGGTTCCTGAGGGTGGCCGCGGCCACCCTGACACAATCGGAGGATCTCAGCCAGGAATTGATCACTCAGAACCCATACTTCGAGGATTGCCTCAGGGAGTTCCTGAAGGAGCTGGGATCGAGGGACTTCAGGAGGCTGAGGAGGAGGATGAGGAGGTGGCTGGATAGGATCGACCCCAAGGAGGCTTATGGAGCCCTTTATGGCACTTGA
- a CDS encoding spermidine synthase has translation MMSTSRFMPLRLPKPGLRNIDGHLLYLEHAGPHMATLQVVNEIISSEFTPAGQLVETLDLELFGKSLFIEHIIMLSLYDEFIYHESLVHPALLSLERPERVLIIGGGDGGALREVLKHPVEEVTMVELDRSVIETIRRNLPEVPGDSFEDGRLKLVIGDGRKYVESCEERYDAVILDVTDPYGQAVRLYTKEFYEMVRRLIRDGGLMVTHSEGVHVNRLTFQRIYRAVREVFRKHAVAKAYVPSFTDEWSFSFGSDCMVPPELDRVTLERRFEERLKGRTRFYLPEVHYALFSLPAYLKEALEEEVPPSTDENPAEIYEE, from the coding sequence ATGATGTCTACCTCACGCTTTATGCCCCTCAGGTTACCCAAGCCCGGGCTGAGGAACATAGACGGGCACCTCCTCTACTTGGAGCATGCTGGGCCGCACATGGCGACCCTTCAGGTGGTCAACGAGATCATCTCCTCCGAATTCACCCCGGCCGGGCAACTCGTTGAGACCTTGGATCTGGAGCTTTTCGGTAAGTCCCTCTTCATAGAGCACATAATAATGCTCTCGCTCTACGACGAGTTCATCTACCACGAGTCCCTTGTTCACCCCGCCCTCCTCTCCCTGGAGAGGCCGGAGAGGGTGCTGATAATAGGGGGAGGGGATGGGGGAGCCCTGAGGGAGGTCCTGAAGCATCCCGTCGAGGAGGTGACGATGGTAGAGCTTGACAGATCTGTCATCGAGACGATCAGGAGGAACCTCCCGGAGGTTCCAGGGGACTCCTTCGAGGATGGTAGGCTCAAGCTCGTGATAGGGGACGGAAGGAAGTATGTGGAGAGCTGTGAGGAGAGGTACGATGCTGTGATACTGGACGTGACCGATCCCTACGGTCAGGCCGTGAGGCTCTACACGAAGGAGTTCTACGAGATGGTAAGAAGGCTGATAAGGGATGGGGGCCTCATGGTGACGCACAGCGAGGGTGTTCACGTGAACAGGCTGACTTTTCAGAGGATATACAGGGCCGTGAGGGAGGTCTTCAGGAAGCATGCTGTGGCCAAGGCCTACGTGCCATCCTTCACGGACGAGTGGTCCTTCTCCTTCGGATCGGACTGCATGGTGCCTCCGGAGCTGGACAGGGTGACCCTGGAGAGGAGGTTCGAGGAGAGGCTGAAGGGGAGGACGAGATTCTACCTCCCAGAGGTGCACTATGCGTTATTCAGCCTCCCCGCTTATCTGAAGGAGGCGTTGGAGGAGGAAGTGCCTCCCAGTACGGACGAAAATCCTGCTGAGATATATGAGGAGTGA
- a CDS encoding aminotransferase class I/II-fold pyridoxal phosphate-dependent enzyme translates to MEDLRGRIRELTLKLVDLYSERMRLVEEIGRLKRESGVPVRDSEVERELWRDVRERCRERGLDDWSCSRLFRFIISASIRAQIPEEGDAGPHLEVFRRAKQLERRGVRIYHLEVGEPPWSFPPWVLDEMLRAIGEGRTRYGTSTGSERFRRAASDWISKRDGVDSGPENIIVTPGSKFAIYSILACFLRPGDRLGVMIPAWPAYKGMASNLGLEFIQVTSLDELWKMKGIGAFLVCSPNNPDGRVWSRRELEELADFLNENDALLISDDAYAEISLVDRVPPSKVYERTLSVNTMSKAFGMTGFRVGYIKASESMISALSKYMSLTISNVPEFIQEASASALERGEGWVSEVRELLRGYLRRALTDLSGAPLEYKEPQGGLYIFPRVQIDGFDSMEFASRILEERGIAIAPGSGFGPFKEWIRITFASEGADQGLRLLKEALLSWRS, encoded by the coding sequence ATGGAGGATCTGAGGGGTAGGATAAGGGAGCTCACCCTCAAGCTGGTGGATCTCTACTCGGAAAGGATGAGGCTCGTCGAGGAGATAGGTAGGTTGAAGAGGGAATCCGGTGTTCCGGTGAGGGACTCGGAGGTCGAGAGGGAGCTCTGGAGGGATGTGAGGGAGAGGTGCAGGGAGAGGGGGCTGGACGATTGGAGCTGCAGTAGACTCTTCAGATTCATAATAAGCGCCTCCATAAGGGCCCAGATCCCAGAGGAGGGGGATGCCGGTCCCCATCTCGAGGTCTTCAGGAGGGCCAAGCAGCTGGAGAGGAGGGGGGTCAGGATATATCACCTGGAGGTGGGGGAGCCTCCCTGGTCCTTCCCCCCTTGGGTCTTGGATGAGATGCTGAGGGCCATAGGGGAGGGGAGGACCAGGTACGGCACCTCGACGGGCTCAGAAAGGTTCAGGAGAGCTGCCAGTGATTGGATCAGTAAGAGGGATGGAGTCGATAGCGGACCCGAGAACATCATAGTGACCCCTGGATCGAAGTTTGCGATCTACTCGATCCTAGCTTGCTTCCTTAGGCCCGGGGACAGGCTGGGCGTGATGATACCGGCCTGGCCGGCTTACAAGGGGATGGCATCCAACCTGGGACTTGAGTTCATCCAAGTGACCTCCTTGGATGAGCTCTGGAAGATGAAGGGGATCGGGGCCTTCCTGGTCTGCTCCCCGAACAACCCGGATGGGAGGGTCTGGAGCAGGAGAGAATTGGAGGAGCTGGCCGACTTCCTCAACGAGAACGATGCTCTGCTTATAAGCGATGACGCATACGCTGAGATATCGCTCGTGGACAGGGTCCCTCCCTCGAAGGTATACGAGAGGACTTTGAGCGTGAACACAATGTCAAAGGCATTCGGGATGACGGGCTTCAGGGTGGGCTACATAAAAGCGAGCGAGAGCATGATATCTGCGCTCTCCAAGTACATGAGCCTGACCATAAGCAACGTCCCCGAGTTCATACAGGAGGCGTCGGCCTCGGCCCTCGAGAGGGGCGAGGGGTGGGTGAGCGAGGTCAGGGAGCTGCTCAGGGGCTACCTGAGGAGGGCGCTGACCGATCTCTCAGGAGCTCCCCTGGAGTACAAGGAGCCTCAGGGAGGGCTCTACATATTCCCAAGGGTTCAAATAGATGGTTTCGACTCGATGGAGTTCGCCTCACGCATCCTCGAGGAGAGGGGGATAGCCATAGCTCCAGGGTCGGGTTTCGGACCTTTCAAGGAGTGGATAAGGATAACATTCGCTAGCGAGGGCGCCGATCAAGGATTAAGACTCCTCAAGGAGGCCCTTCTCTCTTGGAGATCCTGA
- a CDS encoding chorismate synthase — protein MGGDVLGRELRLVSFGESHGKVIGAVIEGVPAGLRLSEEDVQRVLDLRKPGLSHLSSQRAEEDRVEILSGVFRGYTTGAPICMVVRNLDVDSSHYEEFRRFPRPGHADHIASVKYGGFNDHRGGGRFSGRITVSMCMGGAVAMKILERLNVEIVAYSLEIGGERARDFTIEDAKVYRYLNPVRAPNEESYERMARAIEEAMRDGDSVGGIVEAVALNVPQGLGEPIFDTIEGDIAKAMFSIPGVKGVEFGSGFRAAAMRGSEHNDPMRIIDGRVRYVKNDHGGAIGGMTTGEPLILRVAFKPTPSIAKPQDSVDLELLRDVKIKVKGRHDPCIVPRAVVVVESMLAFTLADHAMRQGLIPKVLR, from the coding sequence GTGGGGGGAGACGTCCTAGGCAGGGAGCTTAGGCTCGTGTCCTTCGGGGAGAGCCACGGGAAAGTGATAGGCGCGGTGATCGAGGGGGTTCCAGCGGGGCTCAGGCTGAGTGAGGAGGATGTGCAGAGGGTCTTGGATCTGAGGAAGCCCGGTCTTTCGCACCTCTCGAGTCAGAGGGCTGAGGAGGACAGGGTCGAGATCCTGAGCGGTGTCTTCAGGGGATACACGACGGGAGCGCCCATCTGCATGGTGGTCAGGAACTTGGACGTGGACTCATCCCATTATGAGGAGTTCAGGAGATTCCCCCGGCCGGGCCACGCGGACCACATAGCCTCGGTGAAGTACGGGGGGTTCAACGATCACAGGGGGGGTGGAAGGTTCTCCGGGAGGATAACCGTCTCGATGTGCATGGGAGGGGCCGTTGCGATGAAGATCCTGGAGAGGCTGAACGTGGAGATCGTGGCATACTCGCTGGAGATAGGAGGGGAGAGGGCCAGGGATTTCACGATAGAGGATGCGAAGGTTTACAGGTACCTCAACCCGGTGAGGGCCCCGAATGAGGAGAGCTACGAGAGGATGGCCAGGGCAATCGAGGAGGCCATGAGGGATGGGGACAGCGTCGGGGGCATCGTTGAGGCCGTCGCTCTGAACGTCCCCCAGGGCTTGGGCGAGCCTATCTTCGATACGATAGAGGGAGACATAGCTAAGGCCATGTTCTCGATCCCCGGCGTTAAGGGGGTCGAGTTCGGATCGGGTTTCAGGGCCGCAGCGATGAGGGGATCTGAGCATAACGATCCCATGAGGATCATCGATGGTAGAGTGAGGTACGTGAAGAACGATCATGGAGGAGCCATAGGCGGCATGACGACGGGCGAACCCTTGATCCTCAGGGTGGCCTTCAAACCCACTCCCTCCATAGCCAAGCCCCAGGACTCCGTCGATCTTGAACTGCTGAGGGATGTGAAGATAAAGGTTAAAGGCAGGCACGATCCCTGCATAGTCCCCAGGGCCGTGGTCGTGGTTGAGAGCATGCTCGCTTTCACACTGGCCGATCACGCCATGAGGCAGGGCCTCATACCGAAGGTCCTGAGGTGA